The Sulfurospirillum deleyianum DSM 6946 nucleotide sequence GTGCGTATGAAATTGATTTTGATGTACCTGTTCTATACGAAGATGAAGATATTTTGGTGATTAATAAGCCTCCTTTTTTAACAGTTCATGGCGCACCAAGTGTGAAAGAGCCCACACTGGTGGATTGGTTGCAGCATCGAGGTATTTCTCTCTCTACGATTAGTGGGGAAGAGCGTCATGGCATTGTGCATCGCATTGATAAGGAGACAAGTGGGGCATTGGTCATTGCCAAAAACAATGAAGCCCATGTCAAACTTGCCTCTCAGTTAGAAGATAAAAGTATGGGACGTTACTATCTTGCTATCATTGACCTGCCTTTGAAAGAAAATGTTGTCGTCGATTTGCCTATTGGTCGCAATCCTAATCATCGTTTAAAGATGGCAGTTCAGAGGGAAGGAAGAAGTGCAAAAAGTGCTTTTTGTAAATGTTCCCTCTCTCATGATGGGAAAAAAGAGCTGATTGCTGCGAAGTTATTTACAGGGCGAACACACCAAATTAGGGTTCATTTAAGCGCACTTTCTCGGCATATTTTAGGGGATAGTTTATACGGCTTTAAGAGCCATAATGGTACAATCCCCCGCGTTATGTTACATGCTTACATTTTGTATCTCAAACATCCACGTAGTCAAGAGATGTTATATATACATGCCCCTTTGTGGGATGATTTTGATGACTATTTAACACACCATTTCAATAAGGAAAACATTCATGAAACGATCGTTATGGATAGGATTATTAATGGCTTTAGGCCTTATGATCAGTGGGTGCACAAAAACACTTGACACACCCAAAGAGCCTGTGGTAGATGCGTCACTTCCTGTGGTTGAAAACCTTAAGACATTAGCCAGTGGCACAGATATTGGATTTGAGTGGACACCGATTTATTCAAATCAAATTGAAGGATACTACCTCTATCGCATAGAAGGGGGACGTATGAAAAAAGTGGCAACGATTAAAGACAAGTATGTTTCACATTATGTTGATACCAAACTTAATCCCAATACCACTTATAGTTATCAAATGAGCGCTTACTCTTCAAGCAAACACGAATCTGCGCCGAGTATGAGGGTAAGTGCGACAACATCAACTCCTGCGGTAAAAGCACCTACACTTGGTGGGATAGAGCCTGTTTCATTTATTACGGCCATTACAGGCTTACCTGCTCGTGCTAAAATTATTTGGAGACCGCATTCACATCCTAATGTGGAATCTTACATTATCGAACGCAATGAGTATAAATCAACGTCATGGGATGAAGTGGGAACGGTAGAAGGACGTTTAAGTGCTGAATTTATTGATAAAGAATTGCAAAACGACTATGTGTATCGTTACCGTGTGATTGTGAAAACATCTGATGGAAAGCGCTCTGCGCCAAGCCAAGTTGTTGAAGCGCACACCAAACCAGCCCCTAAAAGTCTTGTCGGTGTGAAAGCAACGTCTGATTTGCCGAAAAAAATTCTTTTATCATGGGAAGCTGCAACGGATGCTGATTTTTCATACTATAAAATTTACCGTTCACCAACATCGGGGCTTTTTTACAGTTTTTATGGCAAGACACACAGCACGCAATTTGAAGATTTGATTAATGACAATGGCAAGATGTACTACTACAAAATTGTTGCAGTCGATCGTGATGGCTTAGAATCTCCTCAACCTGCAAATCCTGTTGTGGGCATGACACGACCTGTCTTAAATGCTCCACTGGTACACTCCGCTAAACACGATGGTCGTTCCATTTTCCTAACATGGAATGGAGATGAAAATGCGATTAAATATAGCATTACCAAAGAGTTTAAAAGTGCTGGAGAGACAAAGCAACAAAACTTTACAGGTATTTTCGAAACGAATTTTCAAGATAGCGATACTCAAGTGGGCGTAAGCTATAAATACAATATTATCGCTATTGACAAATTTGGAATGGCTTCTAAGCCTTCTGATAGTGTCATGATAACGATACCAAAGGAATAACAGCTATTTATGCCAAATTTTCATAGCAATCATCTCAAAACACTTACGTATCCTTGCCATGCTGGAGAAACAACTTTTTTATGGGAAGCACACTCTCATCGAGGAAATAAATTGGTGATGGCTTCTTCTAAAGGGGAGCCATTACTGATTCGTATCCAGTCAAAAAAAGAGGGCGGTTTTCTCATCAAAGGGGATAAGGTCACTCGTCCTACACAAGCCTCTTTTTTACAAAAGGTATTGATGGATTTTAGGGATGTGAGTGAAGCGAATGTGACATATTCAAATATTGAGCCTAAAAAGTTTTTACATGTAAAGACATCTCCTTATTTAAAAGAGATTGATTTTTTTGCCCATGATTTTAAGGTAGAGCGTGAAATTTGGGTTGAGATTGGGTTTGGAAGTGGACGACATCTGCTGCACCAAGCCAAAAAAAATCCGCATATTCAATTCATTGGCTTAGAGATTCACAAGCCCTCGATTGAGCAAGTTTTAAAACAGTGTGAATTACAGGGCATTGAGAATATTTTAGTGGTGGATTATGATGCAAGGCTTTTTATGGAGTTTCTTCCCTCCAATGTCGTTGGACGTATTTTTGTTCATTTCCCTGTTCCGTGGGATAAAAAACCACATCGAAGAGTCTTCTCTGCGGCATTTATCGAAGAGGCGCTTCGGGTTTTACATGTAAACGGAACTTTGGAGCTTCGAACCGACAGTGCGCTCTATTTTGAGTTTTCTTTCATGCAAATGATGCACCTCTCTCAAGCAGAAGTTCATGTCAAAAAAAATGCAGCGTTAGAGATTACCAGTAAGTATGAAGATCGTTGGTTAAAAATGGAAAAAGATATTTATGATGTCATTTTGACCAATGAAAGAGAATCTGAAGCTATTGATAAAATGGGAACGCTCTTTTTTGATGAAAAAGTGGACTTCTCAAAAATTCGTAAACAGTTTAAAGAGGAACTTTTACGAGGAGATGGTTTTTTTGTTCACTTTGAAGAGTTGTTTGAAAGTAATGATGAACGGGGTTTGATTCGTATCTCCTTTGGTGCAAATGAACGCAATGAAAAGTGTTATTTGTTGATTGAACAAGGTAAAGTTTCGTATCTTCCTGATGCTATTTTGGCAACCAAAAGCAATCAATTAGCACACAGTTTAATGAAAGAGTGGTTTCATGGAATATGTCATTAAAGCCAATAATTTAAATTTGAGTTATGGGCGAGATGAGCCTATTATCACTGATGCAAGTCTGCAAATTAAAGCGCAAGAGTTTGTGTTTATTACAGGCAAAAGTGGTAGCGGCAAATCAACCATTATCAAATCGCTTTATGGAGAACTTTTTCCCAATATGGGAGACTTAAATGTGTGCGGTGTAGATTTTAAAAACATTACAGGCTCGAAGCTTAATATTTTAAGACGCTATTTGGGTGTTGTTTTTCAAGATTATAAGCTGATTGATGAGTGGACAGTTGAACAAAACGTGATGTTGCCTTTGATTATTGGAGGGTTTTCAAAAAGTGTTTGTGTCAAACAAGCCCATAAGTTATTAAAACATGTCAAACTACTGCATAAAATCAATAAATATCCCTATGAACTCAGTGGTGGTGAACAACAACGTGTTGCTATGGCACGAGCACTAGCACACAATCCTATTCTCATTTTAGCGGATGAGCCCACGGGTAATTTAGATAGTTATTCTAGCGAAGTGATTTGGAATTTATTAAAAGGGGCGAAAGAGCATTTAGGCACAACCGTTTTGGTGGTCACCCACAATATTCCCTCAACGCTTGGAATTGATTATAAACACTATTTTTTAGAAGGTGGCATATTGCATGAAGTCAATTAACAGTCATTTTTCTATTATGATTTCTGTTTTTATTTTGCTTTTTTCCTTTCAATTTACACGTGTTGTCAATACAATCGTGAATGATTACGCTGTGAAAATTATTGATGATTATGCGATTGTATTGGTTTCTTCATCCGAGTTAACAGAGGAGACACTTAAAAAAGAGATTCCTGAAATACACTCTTTAAGTGAAATTAGCAGTAAAAAAATCTTAGATCGTCTCAAAAATGATATGTCTTCAAAAAATTTAACACTGCTACAAGTGGCTCTTCCAAAATTTTATTCTTTAAAACTAGAGACACTCCCCAATCAAAAACGCCTTGAATCAATCAAACAAAAATTAGCTTCTATAACAAGCATTACGCGCATTGAAACCTTTGCAAAAACACATGAAAAAGTCTTTAAAATGTTTTTGCTTTTACAGTCGATGGTGTATGTTTTTGCTTTTTTTATCGGCTTTGTTGCGATTTTGTTGATTTTTAAACAGATTCGTATTTGGACGTATGAACACAATCGTAGAATGTCGATTATGACTCTTTTTGGGGCATCTTTTTTTATGAAAAGTGCGATGTTGTATCGTATGACATTGGTTGATTCTTTCTTGAGTGCGATAGCTGTTTGTCTGGTTTATATGATTGCTCCAAAATTGGCGATAGTGCAAAATTTTGCCAACGAGTTAGATATTCGTTTACCTGAATTTAATTTTTTAGTCGAGGGTGGAACACTCATAGGTGTCTCTTTACTCTTCTCTTTTCTTGCTGTGACGATGGTTGCTCGTAGGATTGGACGTGTATGAAACAATGGTTTTGGTTCTTTCTTATGAGTCTGCTCACTCTTGATGTATACGCAAATACGAGTAAAAAAATCAGTGAAAATGCAAAGACATTAGAATCAAAAATTGAAACAGAAAAAAAGATTCATGGAAAATTACAAGATATTGCTGATGATATTTTAGAAGAAGAAAAAAATATTGAGAAAATCAAAGAGAAAATTGAACATTTAAGCCAAAATATCAATGATTCTCAGGAGAGTGTACAACGAAAACAAGAGTATCTTGAACGCATGGTCAAAGATACACAACTTCTTTCCTTAAAAAAGAAAGATTTAGAGCATAAGTTGATTAAAATTATTGCTGAAGATTTCTCCTTTTATCTTATCTCTGATAGTAATTATATGGATAATGAAGATGGCGTTTTGGTCGATGAAGTGTTGCAAAAAATGGATGTGATTATGCGCAAGGAAATTGGGCAATTAAGCACTAATTATAAGCAAATCAATGACCAAATCACATCTCAAAGCAGTGAAATTAAAACGCTTTATACCGAAATTCAAAGTGCAAAAAATAAAAAAGATGAGTTACTGAGCTTAGAAAAAAAACGTGAGAGTTCTATTGCTCAATTAAATGCTAAAAAAGTAAATTATAAAAAACAGTTAGATGATATTGCAAAAGAGCGGGATGAAATTAGGGCGACACTGGAAAAGCTTAAAATTATAAAAGCCCAAGAGGAGACACAACGCTTAGCTGCTGAAAACGCTAAAAAGCAAAAAATACAAGAAAAAAGTGTTTCCACAGACAAATCAGATATTCGACAAATTGGTTCTTCGTATCAAAATAGCCATGTTAAAAAATATGTGGGTGAAAAAACCATTGCTCCTTTGGAAAGTTATCGAGTGAAACGTCGTTTTGGTGATTATGTTGATCCTATTTATAAAATCAAAATTTTTAATGAATCCATTGTGCTGAGTTCAAAAACATCAGATGCTGTTGTTAAAAGTGTTTTAAATGGAAAAGTTATTTTTGCTAAAGATACAGCATCTATGCAAAAAGTGATTATTATTGAACATGGAGATGAAATTCATACGATTTATGCGCATCTCTCAAAGATTGCTCCTACTATTCAGGTGGGGCAGAAAATTAAAAAAGGGTATGTGATTGGACGTGTTGACAATGATTTGACATTTGAAGTGACACAGAAGAATTTTCACATCGACCCTTTAGAACTCATTGGTGCAAAGTAAGTTTTTAGGTCTTTTTAGATAGAATAGAATTGTTTTCTATGCCTAAAAAGAAAGGTTTATATACAATGCAAAAGAGAAAAAGGGTTTTAGTTAAGTTCTCCGGAGAAGCACTCTCTGGGAATAATGGATTTGGTATTGATACTTCCATTTTAAAATTTATCGCTGATGAAATTAAGTCACTTGTTACTCATGGAATTGAAGTAGGAATTGTTATTGGTGGTGGTAATATCATTCGTGGCGTGAGTGCGGCAAAAGATGGTATTATTAAACGTACCAGTGGTGATTATATGGGCATGTTAGCAACGGTCATCAATAGCGTTGCGATGCAAGAAGCCTTAGAACACGTAGGCATGGAAGTGCGTGTGCAAAGCGCGATTAAGATGGAAGCGATTTGTGAAACATTTATTGTAAGACGTGCACAGCGCCATTTTGAGAAAGAGCGTATTGTTATTTTTGCAGCAGGTACAGGTAATCCTTTCTTTACAACGGATACCGCAGCAACACTTCGTGCTATTGAAATTGGTGCGGATATGATTATTAAAGCTACGAAAGTAGATGGTGTTTACGATAAAGATCCTAATAAGTTTTTAGATGCTCAAAAATTATCAGAGCTCACCTATGAAAGAGCCATGGATGATAGCATTAAAGTAATGGATGATACCTCTATTGCACTCGCAAAAGATAATAATTTGCCTATTGTCGTGTGCAATATGTTTGAAAAAGGGAATTTACTTAAAATTATTGAGGGTAATTTAGAAAATTGCTCTATTGTTAAAAATAAATAAGGGAAAAACATGCAAAGAACAGAAGAAATTACAGCAAAAGCGTTAGAATTGGTTGGACAGGATCGTTATAAATTAGTGATGATGGTTTCTAAAAGAGCTGATCAACTTTCAAACGGTGCTGAACCATTGATTAAAGCGGATAAAAACAAACAAAAATTTACCGACATTGCACTTTTGGAAATTGCAGAAGGTAAAATTAGATTAGATTCTATTACTGATTGTTAAGTCAATTCTCTTGGAAGAGTTAATTGAGATTGTAAAAGAGTGCAAAAGCTCTGATAGTGCGGTTGAACTCTTATACAAATATATTAAACCAACGCCTAATGTTGAAAAAGCAGTTGCGTTTACGATTGCGAAACATCAAGGACAGTATCGTAAGAGCGGTGAAGCCTATGTTGTTCACCCCTTGTTGGTATGTGTCTTTGTCGCTTACTTAGGCGGTGATGAATCGATGATTGTTGCAGGCTTACTTCATGATGTGGTCGAAGATACTTCTTGTTCGGCAGAAGAGATTAGAGCACTTTTTGGTGAAGAAGTGGGGCATCTTGTTGATGGATTAACTAAGATTGTTGAAATTCGAGATATTGAACTGATTCCCTCTTATTCCAATGATAAATTAGTGGCTTCTGCATTAACCTTTCGTAAAATGTTAATTGCTTCTATTCGTGATGTCCGCGTTTTAGTCGTAAAGTTATGCGATCGCTTGCACAATATGTTAACCCTATCTGCATTAGATGCCATTAAACAAAAACGTATTGCAGAAGAGACGTTAGTTGTTTATGCACCCATTGCACATCGTTTAGGTATCTCTTCTATTAAAAATCTTTTAGAAGACTTAAGCTTTGCCTATGTGATGCCTAACGAATATGGCAAGATTGATACCTACATCAAAGAACATGGTCAACAGCTTCAACTTCGCTTGAATCATTTTATCTCTAAAATTAAAAATCATATGATTAAAGAGGGATTTATTGAGAGTGATTTTACGATTCAAAAGCGTGTTAAACACTACTATTCTATCTATTTGAAGATGCAACGTAAAGGAGTCAGTATCGAAGAGGTACTGGATCTCTTAGCGATTCGTATTATTGTGAGAACACCCATTGATTGTTATCGTGCTTTAGGAATTGTGCATCAACATTTTAGACCACTCATTTCTCGTTTTAAAGACTATATCGCTATTCCTAAAGAGAATGGCTATCAGACGATTCATACAACGGTATTTGATGATAAATCGATTATTGAATCTCAAATTAGAACCTATGATATGAATAAAACAGCTGAATATGGTGTTGCAGCACACTGGAAATATAAATCAGGTGGGCTCAATCCAAAGTTGGATTGGCTCAATGATTTAAATACCCAAAATGAAGAGATTGATAATATTGAAGATTTTTATGCGATTGCAAAAGATAACCTTTACAGTGAAGATATCGCAGTTTTTTCTCCCAAAGGGGATATTTTTACACTTCCTCGTGGAGCGACTGTTTTAGATTTTGCGTATGAAGTGCATACGGAAGTGGGAATGTATGCGGATGAAGCGTTTGTCAACAAACAAAAAGTTCCACTTTTAACAGAGCTTAAAAATGGTGATATCGTACGCATTGTAACTTCAAAAGAGCCAAAATATCGATGCACATGGGTTAATAGCGTTAAAACAGGTAAGGCAAAAACAACGATTCAAGCGCACTGCCGCCAGAAAATTAAAGAGATTAACCACAAAGTGGCATTAAAAATTTTATCTTATACTTTTAGTGTCAATCAAAGTAAAATTGAGTCATGGGTCGAGCAAGAACATGCGATGAAAAAGATTTTTAAGGTTGCAACGGATTCTATCTATTTGCAAGATGTGGCCAATACATTAAAATTGTATGCGCTTCAAGATACACTTCTTTTTCCTTTATTGAAAAAAGATCGCTATCGCATTAAAAAACAAAAATTTGAAAATATTGTTATTTATTCGAATCATAATATTTCAAATGTCTATTTTGACTACTGTTGTCATCCAAAACGAGGCGATGATATTGTTGGTTTTAAAAAAGGAAACGATGTTTTTGTCCATCATAAATTGTGTGAACGTGCGACTTCCTTGATGGAAGCGGATGAGCCAATGGTTTTTGTAAAATGGACGAGAGAAGCACCTGAACGTTATAAACTTATTGTAAGTTTGGATAACAAAAAAGGCTCTTTAGCCTCATTTTTAGCTTATTTGGCTAAAATGCAGATTAATCTTGTGACGATTGAACTTGGAAAATCTGAAGAAGAGGGGCATGCGGATTACTTTGAAATGATTCTTGAATTACCTGATAAAAATATCAGTGCTGTACGAGAAAATCTTAAAGGGAAATACCGTGTGATTGAACTTGTTTCAGTCAATGATGCGTATAAATAATTGTAGAAGGAAATGGACGTACCCATGGAGATGAAGATTCAAAATGCGTTAAATGAGATTAAACGTGGTATCAGCGAAATAATTGATGAAGAGCGCATTGTTACATTAATTAAAAAATATTTTGAAAAAGGTGAGACATTTTTAGTCAAGGCTGGTTTTGATCCCACTGCTCCTGATTTACATTTAGGACATACTGTCTTACTTCAAAAAATGGCATTACTCCAAAAATATGGTGCTATTGTACAGTTTTTGATTGGTGATTTTACAGGAATGATTGGCGATCCCACAGGTAAAAATGAGACACGTAAAAAATTAACACGTGAGGTTGTTTTAGCAAACGCTGAAACTTATAAAGAGCAAGTGTTTAAAATTTTAGACCCAGCAAAGACGGTTGTTATGTTTAACTCTGAGTGGTTAGGGAGTATGAGTGCAAGCAGTCTGATTGAGCTTACTACAACGTTTAACGTAGCTCGTATGTTAGAGCGTGAAGATTTTGAAAAACGATACAAATCTCAAATGCCTATTTCTATTAGTGAGTTTTTGTACCCTCTTTTACAAGGATACGACAGTGTGGCGATGAAATGTGACATTGAAATGGGTGGAACGGATCAGAAGTTCAATCTGTTAATGGGACGTCATTTGCAACGTGTTTATGGTATTGGTAAAGAGCAAGCGGTTATGATGATGCCTTTACTTGAAGGTTTGGATGGCGTCAATAAGATGAGCAAATCATTAGGCAATTACATTGGCGTGACAGAAGCACCTGCGGATATGTTTGGAAAGATGCTTAGTATTTCTGATGTTCTCATGTGGCGTTACTATGAGCTTTTAAGTAGCAAAAGTTTAGAAGAGATTGCTCGTTTAAAACACGATGTTGAAGAGGGGGAAATTCATCCAAAACATGCTAAAGAGATGATTGCGATGGAGATAGTAACGCGTTATCATGGAGCAGATGAAGCTTTAAAAGCACAAGAAACATTTAATCGTGTCCATGCTCAAAATGAGATACCACACGATATTGAACTCTTTACATGTAAAGAGCCTATTTGGATTGCAAAAGCGTTGGTGGATTGTGGTTTGGAAGAATCCACATCACAAGCACGAAGGGATATTAAACAAGGCGGCGTAAAACTCAATCAGATTAAAGTTGAGGATGAACAGTTACAACTTGAGTGTGGCGAGTATGTTCTTCAAGTTGGCAAGCGGAAGTTTGCTAAATTAAAGGTGCAATGATGTCTTTACAACCACTTCACATTGGAAAACATACCATTCAATACCCTATTGTACAAGGGGGTATGGGACTTGGAATTAGTTGGGATAAACTAGCAGGGACTGTAAGCTTAGAGGGTGGGTTAGGTGTTATTAGCTCTGTTGGAACAGGCTATTATGAACAACGCCAGTACAGCAAAAAAAATATCAATACCCGCCCTTTTGAAACAGAAAATTTTTATTCTAAAACAGCACTAACGGCGATCGTTAAGAATGCTCGTAAAATTTGTGGCTCAAACCCATTGGCGATGAATATTTTATATGCCATCAATGATTATGAAAGAGTGATTAAAGATTCCTGTGAAGCAGGTGTTGATATTATCATTACGGGAGCTGGTTTACCAACCAATATGCCAGAATTTACAGCTGATTATCCTGATGTGGCACTGGTTCCTATTGTCTCTTCTGCAAAAGCGTTAAAAATTATTTGTAAGCGCTGGACACAACGATATAACCGTTTGCCTGATGCGATTGTGGTCGAAGGACCTTTAAGTGGAGGACATCAAGGTTTTACGTATGAGCAATGTTCTCAAGAAGAGTATCAATTAGAAAATCTCATTGGACCTATTCGTGATGAAGTGAAGGTGTGGGGTGATTTTCCTTTAATTGCTGCTGGAGGCGTTTGGAATCATGATGATATTATGAAAATGATTGCATTAGGAGCCAATGGTGTACAAATGGGAACACGCTTTATTGGAACCCATGAGTGTGATGCAGACCAGAATTTTAAAGAAGTTCTATTAAAAGCGAAGAAAGAAGATATTCAGCTTTTTAAATCACCTGTGGGCTATCCTGCTCGAGGTGTCAAAACCAATTTAATTGAAATGGTTGAAAAAAGGGAAGGTCCTCCTATTCGATGTATTAGTAACTGTGTGAGTCCGTGTCATAGAGGACAAGAGGCTAAAGCTGTTGGCTATTGTATTGCGGATCGTTTAAGCGATGCGTATATGGGAAAAGTAGAGACAGGTCTTTTCTTTACTGGTGCGAATGGTTATAGACTCAATGAAATTATTAGTGTGAAAGAGCTTATGCAAAAGTTGGTCTATGGGGAAGCGCATTAAAGTATTTTTCCTTTTAATGGTGACATGTATGGCGCTTTTTGGGGCGCCAAATTACATGCAACAATTAGAACAGTACGACGCACAACTAAAAGGCGCAACGCATGATGAAGTCTTGCGTATTTTTCATGGATTGAAATCTGTTTATATTCAGTCCATTGTCAAAGGCGACGATAGCCTTAAAAAAGAGACACTAGAGCGTTTGATTGCAACGTCTAAACAACTGAAATTTGATAGTTCAAAGTATGAATCAGAACTTGCAACGATGTCGAAAGAAAGTTCATCTTCTGCGTCTAAAACACAGGCTGTATCGTCTACAGTTCGCAAAGAAAACATGAATCAGCCTTCAGAAGCCTCTGCTTTTTCTCCAACAAAAAAGGTACAAGAGAGTACGAGAGCTTTTCTCTCCAATCAAACGACAACGACACTGCCCAAAAGTTTTAAGGGAAAAAATGTTTTACAAAGTGTTGAAACCACAGAAGATGAAGTTATATTACATTTTGGCTCGTCTGTTGTAGAAAAGAGTGTGAAAGTCTTTATTCTTAAAAGTGCACAGAGTTATAAAAAGGTCATTGATATTCCAGCGGTGATTTTAAATGCTCCTTTGGCGATTAAAACGCCTCAAAAACTAAATTCTTTACGCATTAGTCAATATAACAATGACCTGATTCGAGTTGTTATAGATGCGCCACGTTCTTTGGATACGTATGTGAGTGCATTGGATGGAAAAGTTATTCTCTCTTTAGATAAAAAGCCTCAGTTAACACAGCCTAGCAAAAAAGAATCCTCCCCTGAGCCGATGAGAGATGTTGAAAAAAAAGTTCCGTTGGTTGCTTCAAAGGTACCATCGTCTGATCTTCCTACCCCTACATCAAGTCCAAATCGTCATAAGACCATTGTGATTGATGCAGGGCATGGTGGAAAAGATGCGGGGGCTATTGGTTATAAGAAAAATATGGAAAAGCATTTGGTTTTAGAGATGGCTTTACAATTAGGGAAAGAGCTGAAAAGTCGTGGATATAAAGTTTTTTATACTCGACAAAAAGATGTGTTTATTAATCTTAGAGATAGAACAAAAGTGGCAAACGATAAAAATGCGGATTTATTTATTTCATTGCATGCAAACGCTGCTCCCACAGAAGCGAAAAAACTCTCTATGAAAGGCTTAGAGACTTTTTTTCTCTCTCCTGATCGTTCAGAACGTTCTAAAAACGTTGCGGCTTTAGAAAACCAGTCAGATATGGAAGAGATGGATTATTACTCTAAGGAGACTTTTTTAAATGTCTTTAATCGTGAAAAAATTATTCTCTCCAATAAAGCGGCTATTGATGTACAATCGAGCATGCTCAAACAGGTAAAAAAGCGTTACGCTGTTGAAGATGGGGGTGTCAGAGAAGCACCGTTTTGGGTACTTGTAGGGGCAACGATGCCCTCTGTATTAATTGAAATAGGGTATATTACTAATCCAGAAGAATCTATGAATATGCATAACCCCTCGTATCAAAAATTGATTGTTGAGGGCATTAGCGATGGACTGGATCGATATTTTACAAACAATCCTTAATCGTTTTACCCATTTTTAAAACTTCTGAGCGAAAGAATGATGCCCAGTGACGCACCAACGCTTCATTAGAATGTGCAAGATAAATTTCAACGATGCGCTTCTCCTCAATAAAACGAGGAAGAGAGGAAAAAGTGAGCTCTTTGGGTAGTGCTTCCATAATTTCAATCAAATCATTTTCAGGAGCTTCGACAATGAATGTCTCACTGAAAAGAGGTGCTTGAGAGGGAAAGTGTTGATTGAGAGCTTCTTGTACCATTGGCCATGCCATGGAAGGAAAGCCTGGGGTGAAGAAAAAACGATTAAAAAGAGAAAAGCCTGGTACGTTATTGACGATGTTGTGGAGTAAATCAGCTTGAGGTGGTAGCATCGCCATACTGATACGATGAGGGTAGGCTTCTTCCCCAAATTGCTGTTCAATCAGCTCTTTTGCTTTTACATGTAACGTTAATTTTTCTCCCGTAAAGACTTCACTTGCAATCATTCGTGTTAAATCATCAGGCGTTGCGCCGATACCACCAAAAGAAAACATGACACTTTTGGGGTCTTGTAAAATCATGTTAAAACAGTTTTGAATCAAAAAAGGTTTATCTTCAATCACAAAATTTCCTACATGTAAAAGACCACGATTGCGTAATTCTTGATTGATAAAAGCGAAGTGTTTATCTACTCTGCGACCATTAAGGAGTTCAGACCCAATAATCACA carries:
- a CDS encoding N-acetylmuramoyl-L-alanine amidase encodes the protein MGKRIKVFFLLMVTCMALFGAPNYMQQLEQYDAQLKGATHDEVLRIFHGLKSVYIQSIVKGDDSLKKETLERLIATSKQLKFDSSKYESELATMSKESSSSASKTQAVSSTVRKENMNQPSEASAFSPTKKVQESTRAFLSNQTTTTLPKSFKGKNVLQSVETTEDEVILHFGSSVVEKSVKVFILKSAQSYKKVIDIPAVILNAPLAIKTPQKLNSLRISQYNNDLIRVVIDAPRSLDTYVSALDGKVILSLDKKPQLTQPSKKESSPEPMRDVEKKVPLVASKVPSSDLPTPTSSPNRHKTIVIDAGHGGKDAGAIGYKKNMEKHLVLEMALQLGKELKSRGYKVFYTRQKDVFINLRDRTKVANDKNADLFISLHANAAPTEAKKLSMKGLETFFLSPDRSERSKNVAALENQSDMEEMDYYSKETFLNVFNREKIILSNKAAIDVQSSMLKQVKKRYAVEDGGVREAPFWVLVGATMPSVLIEIGYITNPEESMNMHNPSYQKLIVEGISDGLDRYFTNNP
- the tyrS gene encoding tyrosine--tRNA ligase, with product MKIQNALNEIKRGISEIIDEERIVTLIKKYFEKGETFLVKAGFDPTAPDLHLGHTVLLQKMALLQKYGAIVQFLIGDFTGMIGDPTGKNETRKKLTREVVLANAETYKEQVFKILDPAKTVVMFNSEWLGSMSASSLIELTTTFNVARMLEREDFEKRYKSQMPISISEFLYPLLQGYDSVAMKCDIEMGGTDQKFNLLMGRHLQRVYGIGKEQAVMMMPLLEGLDGVNKMSKSLGNYIGVTEAPADMFGKMLSISDVLMWRYYELLSSKSLEEIARLKHDVEEGEIHPKHAKEMIAMEIVTRYHGADEALKAQETFNRVHAQNEIPHDIELFTCKEPIWIAKALVDCGLEESTSQARRDIKQGGVKLNQIKVEDEQLQLECGEYVLQVGKRKFAKLKVQ
- a CDS encoding RelA/SpoT family protein, encoding MEELIEIVKECKSSDSAVELLYKYIKPTPNVEKAVAFTIAKHQGQYRKSGEAYVVHPLLVCVFVAYLGGDESMIVAGLLHDVVEDTSCSAEEIRALFGEEVGHLVDGLTKIVEIRDIELIPSYSNDKLVASALTFRKMLIASIRDVRVLVVKLCDRLHNMLTLSALDAIKQKRIAEETLVVYAPIAHRLGISSIKNLLEDLSFAYVMPNEYGKIDTYIKEHGQQLQLRLNHFISKIKNHMIKEGFIESDFTIQKRVKHYYSIYLKMQRKGVSIEEVLDLLAIRIIVRTPIDCYRALGIVHQHFRPLISRFKDYIAIPKENGYQTIHTTVFDDKSIIESQIRTYDMNKTAEYGVAAHWKYKSGGLNPKLDWLNDLNTQNEEIDNIEDFYAIAKDNLYSEDIAVFSPKGDIFTLPRGATVLDFAYEVHTEVGMYADEAFVNKQKVPLLTELKNGDIVRIVTSKEPKYRCTWVNSVKTGKAKTTIQAHCRQKIKEINHKVALKILSYTFSVNQSKIESWVEQEHAMKKIFKVATDSIYLQDVANTLKLYALQDTLLFPLLKKDRYRIKKQKFENIVIYSNHNISNVYFDYCCHPKRGDDIVGFKKGNDVFVHHKLCERATSLMEADEPMVFVKWTREAPERYKLIVSLDNKKGSLASFLAYLAKMQINLVTIELGKSEEEGHADYFEMILELPDKNISAVRENLKGKYRVIELVSVNDAYK
- a CDS encoding competence/damage-inducible protein A, which produces MHHFYSVIIGSELLNGRRVDKHFAFINQELRNRGLLHVGNFVIEDKPFLIQNCFNMILQDPKSVMFSFGGIGATPDDLTRMIASEVFTGEKLTLHVKAKELIEQQFGEEAYPHRISMAMLPPQADLLHNIVNNVPGFSLFNRFFFTPGFPSMAWPMVQEALNQHFPSQAPLFSETFIVEAPENDLIEIMEALPKELTFSSLPRFIEEKRIVEIYLAHSNEALVRHWASFFRSEVLKMGKTIKDCL
- a CDS encoding nitronate monooxygenase, which produces MSLQPLHIGKHTIQYPIVQGGMGLGISWDKLAGTVSLEGGLGVISSVGTGYYEQRQYSKKNINTRPFETENFYSKTALTAIVKNARKICGSNPLAMNILYAINDYERVIKDSCEAGVDIIITGAGLPTNMPEFTADYPDVALVPIVSSAKALKIICKRWTQRYNRLPDAIVVEGPLSGGHQGFTYEQCSQEEYQLENLIGPIRDEVKVWGDFPLIAAGGVWNHDDIMKMIALGANGVQMGTRFIGTHECDADQNFKEVLLKAKKEDIQLFKSPVGYPARGVKTNLIEMVEKREGPPIRCISNCVSPCHRGQEAKAVGYCIADRLSDAYMGKVETGLFFTGANGYRLNEIISVKELMQKLVYGEAH